TATCAGAAACAAGATGGGTATTTGGGCTTTTTGTATCTTTACTCATGGAAAAGTTTGTTTAAAAGTTTATACACCTCAAAGATAATGATTATCAATGAGATAACAAACTTTTCCATTTTTTTATGAATAATTCAGGTTAGAGTACGGATTTCTAAAATTAAACTCTTTGGTAAAAGTGAGATTGAATTCGTTTCAACAGGTAGTCCCTTCTATTCATTAAGAATATTTAAAAATCCTTTTGTAAAAGCTTGTCGTTTAAACTCTAAGAATTTATCATCAAGTTCAATTATTAGTTGGGCATTGTAAACAACAAATTTGTCTTTATAAGAACTATCAAATTTTTTTGCCTCAAAAATTTGATAACCCATTCCTGTTTCAGGTACGGATAGAAACTTTTCTGTGTCTGAGGAATAGGCTTTGTAAATCATTGTTGTGTTATTTTAAAATTGCTGCTAACTATTCAGGATTTCATCTGCAAATTACGAAAAAAATAAATATTAAAGACAATTGGATATTTATAGTAGATAAATCTGGGTTGAACAAAGCCACCTATACATCAGAAGTACTAACTAGGAGAAAGCAATATTCATTTACTAATTGACAAAAGGCTTATAGGATATACAATGAGGGAATAGGACATACAGTTTGTCCTACGGACGCAACGAATGCTTAGTTGTTATAGGCTGTTTTTAATTCTTAATCAATGTAAATGTCTGCTTAGTATCGTCTCCAAAACTGAACATATAAATACCTCCCGATAAATTACTAAGTTCAATTGTTGAATTTTCAGTATTCAGTTTTCCTGTCATTGCTATTTTGCCCAATTGGTCGGTAATGGTATAAGTAGCACCAATCAGACTTGCATTCACCTGAACATTTATATTGCTGTTGGTAGGGTTTGGATAAACCTTAAACAGATTTTGTTCAACGGCTTCGCTGATTCCGAAATTGTTAATCACAGTTAATATTGCAACCGTAGAAGTATCGCTGCAAGAAATAGAAGTTACAATGCAACGGAATTGTTGATTGTTATTTGCAAGTGTTGTGTTTGAAACAGTCAATGTGTCATTTGTTGCTCCGCTATATTGACCAGCATTGCTAATGTTCTGAAAACCCAAGCCTGCATCTGTTTGCCATTGGTAACTAATATTAGTTCCTGAAACGTGAAGAACAAATTGCGCGCTAACGCCAACGTTTACATTTTGGTTTGCCGGCTGAGCAATAATCGAAAAGCACGCCTGAAACAACACAGGACCATGTGGTGATGCCAATTGGGTGGTAATCAGGTTCTGAACATTTGCTCCAAATAAATCACTCCGGAATACACGGTTAGCGCTCATATCTGTATAGTAAATCAATGAGTTGGTCGTATCAACAAAAAATCCACCTGGCTGAAAGTTAAAGAGAAGATTGTCGTTCGTGCCGTTATAGTTTATCTTTCTGCAGGTGCCGCCATCTCCAAAATAGATAACGCCATTCTTTACATCGAGTCCCAGATATTCTACATCATAGCCGGAAACTATTGTTACGTTATTGGTTCCGTTCAGATCAACACGATATAAGCCCATAGTTGCACCAATAATATACTGTCCGTAAAACAAATATCCGTGGACCAAATCAATATCCACATCCCCAACGTAACCCAGACCTGAGAGGAAGGTTACTTGGTTTGTTCCATTCAGGTCCGCGCGATAAATTTTGTTTTCTGGTGTGCTTCCCCAGTAAATATGTCCATTTGCAGTGTCAACGGCAATGCCACAACTGTAACCACCGGCAGGGTAAGAAACTAAAGTATCGAAACCGCTGCCGTCATAATTCATAGAGTAAATGCCATAATACCACGCCATATAAATCTTCTCATGTACTGGGTCAACATCAGCATCATAAAATGACTGAAAAAGTCCGCCTATATTAATAGTATCAAGATTGCTTCCGTCTATATTGGCAATTACAATCTGCGAATTGTTATTGTCGCCTATAAGCATTTTGTCGTATTGCGCATTGGCACCTGCACTAAATAGTAGGAAGAGGATGAGCAGTTTAATACTGAATTGGTACTTGCAACTATCAAACCTTTTGGCTGTAGCAATAGTTGTCTTGGCCATAATATAACTAATTAAGATAATTGATTTTTTCATTTTATTTAAATTTAAAAAATTTCTACTCATTTGGCTTTTCGGTGTCGCCCCGTTTTTGTTGTGGTCGCTGGTCTCCACTTTTTAGATTTATTGATACCCTTCTTTAAATATTAAACAAATGTATATATTCCTGAACAGATTTCCAAATCATTAAGTAATGTACCCTATAAATGCCTAATATTACCCCACCCATTAGCTCCTTTTATGCATTTTCTCATAAAAGTAATAGCTGGTATCAACTTTTAATAAATGATGACTGGGCTGCTCTCGTTTAACAACTTTAATCACAGGTATGAACCCCGGGGCAAGTTGAGCTTGCGAAATGCCGCTCCAGCGGCGCCCTGGCCCCTTTTTCCGCCCCAAGGGGCGGGGTATTATACCTTCCGACTTTGTCGGGATTATTCGACTTACAATTTTTGATGCACCTTCGGCTTTCAAAAATCGAGTCTCATAAATAAAAAATAGGACAGAAAGTTTGTTTTTTAGAGAACCCTTTTTATATATTTGTTTTTGATAACAGCATCAAAAAAAATAGTTTTCTGATATATTTAATAAATACAAGGAGGCAGTTATGAAGAAGGGTCTGACGCGAAGAGAAATGTTAAAACTTTCGGGTGGTGTCGTCGGAGGGCTGGCACTGGGAAGCACTCTGAGCAGCTTTGGTAGCAGACCGTCCGGTGTGCCATTAACGGATCCAGCTGAAAAAAATTCCTTATTTGACGCATTGCCTGTTTTTCCGCTTGGGGAAGAACTGGCAACAGACGAGATGAGGATTACATTCCTGGGGACATCCTGCATACCACGGCTTTCACAGGAGTGCAACAGCATCTTTGTTGAAGTAGGCAGCGGGGATCAATTCGTTTTTGACTGTGGAACAGGCGTAGTAGCTAAATATAATGCCATGGGTATTCCGATGAGCAGGATGAACAAGATATTTCTGACACATCTTCATGGAGACCATATGAGCGATCTGACCCACATTTATTGTTTCGGACCTGCAGAGGACCGTAAATCGCCCCTATACATATGGGGACCATGTAATTCCGGATTTACGTACACTGATCCTGATGGAAATGTCCGTGGTCCCTTTGATGACGGGACTAAAGCTTTCTGTGAGAAATTCAGGGAAGTGATGCGTTGGCATACCGAAAGCTTCAGCTTTGGAGCAACCAGCTATCCTGATTACGAGATACCTTCTCAGGAAAGCTGGGGGCTGCCGGTTAATCCAGTTCCGGTGGGCTCCGATACGCCCGATGACGGCTTCGCCATTATACCCATAGAACTGGACTGGACAACATCAGGCATAGTGGCTGGTGATAATGTCGCTTATGATAATCCGGTCACCAAAGTAAAAATAACACATTTCCCGGTGATACATTGCAGACAAGGGTCTATTGGTTACAAACTGGAGTGGAATGGCTTATCGATGATATTCAGTGGTGACACAAAGCCTAATTATCATATTATCAGGCAGGCAAGTGGAGTAGATGTGTTTATCCATGAGATGGTCATGCCTGCAGATGTCTGGGCAACAAAGAATTCGGGATTACATCCCGGAGATCCTAACTGGCCTGCAGTGTTTGGTTACGCCAAACAGGTCCAGAACAGCTCTCATACCCCGCAGGGTGCTTTTGGTTATATTCTGAGCCAGATTACTCCACCTCCACGACTAACTGTAGCTACACATTTCCAGGCTGCTGACGATACGATTGCTTCGGCTATGAAAAGTGTTCGTAACCATTATCCTGCAGGCGAGGTCACTTTTGCCACGGATCTCATGGTCTTAAACGTCTCCAAAACCCAAATTAGCCAGCGGAGAGCTGTTGTTTCAGCATTTGCCTTTTATCCGGTGAGTACACCACTCGATGAAGTTAATACTCCGAAGTATTGGAAGTATAATGCTCAGAATAAAAAAGTCGGAGATCCATTCGCACAGATTGATATAACAGAGGCGGTTCCGGCTGTTGATCCGGATACAGGTGATGTCAATTATGATGAAAACGGCTATTGATTCATTGATTCATCCATGGATAGTAATTCGAATTATCATGTAACTTTTTAATATTTATAGAGATGTCAAAATCATCCATCCTCACTGTATTGATGTTTATTTCCGTGGTAATTTACGGACAAGACCTCACCATCACCTTTACCGCTACAGGTGCAGCCACCCAGATCGATAATGTGACAGCCACAAACCTCAGAACCAACCAAAGTGTCACCATGCCCGGTGATGATACTTTAATACTTGCAGTTAATACAGGAATCCCTTCCTTTTGGGATTTAAACCAAAAAGGAATCGTATTTCCAAATCCGTTTTCGGGCAAGACAACTTTGGTTACAAACATTCAGAAGCCGCAAACGGTTTATATAAGAGTGCAGAATCTTACCGGGCAGACAATAGTCCAGGACCAAATTGACGTTCAATCCGGGTTACAGAATTTTGCATTTTCTGTATCCAGGACTGGGATTTATTTAGTCAGTCTCACAACTGATCAGGGAACGGCCAGTTATAAAGTCATCTGCACAAATGCAACTGAAACAGGGAACGGGATACAATACGCCGGTATAGAACAAGGTACTGACCAGGCACCTTCAACACCCCAGTTTAAAAGTTAT
The sequence above is a segment of the Bacteroidota bacterium genome. Coding sequences within it:
- a CDS encoding MBL fold metallo-hydrolase translates to MKKGLTRREMLKLSGGVVGGLALGSTLSSFGSRPSGVPLTDPAEKNSLFDALPVFPLGEELATDEMRITFLGTSCIPRLSQECNSIFVEVGSGDQFVFDCGTGVVAKYNAMGIPMSRMNKIFLTHLHGDHMSDLTHIYCFGPAEDRKSPLYIWGPCNSGFTYTDPDGNVRGPFDDGTKAFCEKFREVMRWHTESFSFGATSYPDYEIPSQESWGLPVNPVPVGSDTPDDGFAIIPIELDWTTSGIVAGDNVAYDNPVTKVKITHFPVIHCRQGSIGYKLEWNGLSMIFSGDTKPNYHIIRQASGVDVFIHEMVMPADVWATKNSGLHPGDPNWPAVFGYAKQVQNSSHTPQGAFGYILSQITPPPRLTVATHFQAADDTIASAMKSVRNHYPAGEVTFATDLMVLNVSKTQISQRRAVVSAFAFYPVSTPLDEVNTPKYWKYNAQNKKVGDPFAQIDITEAVPAVDPDTGDVNYDENGY
- a CDS encoding T9SS type A sorting domain-containing protein, with protein sequence MKKSIILISYIMAKTTIATAKRFDSCKYQFSIKLLILFLLFSAGANAQYDKMLIGDNNNSQIVIANIDGSNLDTINIGGLFQSFYDADVDPVHEKIYMAWYYGIYSMNYDGSGFDTLVSYPAGGYSCGIAVDTANGHIYWGSTPENKIYRADLNGTNQVTFLSGLGYVGDVDIDLVHGYLFYGQYIIGATMGLYRVDLNGTNNVTIVSGYDVEYLGLDVKNGVIYFGDGGTCRKINYNGTNDNLLFNFQPGGFFVDTTNSLIYYTDMSANRVFRSDLFGANVQNLITTQLASPHGPVLFQACFSIIAQPANQNVNVGVSAQFVLHVSGTNISYQWQTDAGLGFQNISNAGQYSGATNDTLTVSNTTLANNNQQFRCIVTSISCSDTSTVAILTVINNFGISEAVEQNLFKVYPNPTNSNINVQVNASLIGATYTITDQLGKIAMTGKLNTENSTIELSNLSGGIYMFSFGDDTKQTFTLIKN